One window of the Camelina sativa cultivar DH55 chromosome 1, Cs, whole genome shotgun sequence genome contains the following:
- the LOC104776133 gene encoding DNA-3-methyladenine glycosylase yields MKTPTRRSKKRVVEESGEPNVTNSRVAVVLRTRKPNCSKTRAARVKPEYPQSPTTSDSEMKLMPPEFFQIDALDLAPRLLGKFLRRDNVVLRITEVEAYRPNDSACHGRFGITQRTAPVFGPGGHAYVYLCYGLHMMLNIVADKEGVGSAVLIRSCSPVSGLETIQERRGLKTDKPVLLNGPGKVGQALGLSTEWSHHPLYSPGGLELLDGGEDVEKIVVGPRVGIDYALPQHVNALWRFAIADTPWISAPKNTLKPPL; encoded by the exons ATGAAAACGCCGACTCGTCGATCGAAGAAGCGGGTTGTTGAGGAATCGGGAGAACCCAATGTTACAAACTCCCGAGTAGCAGTAGTCCTACGGACACGAAAGCCAAACTGTTCCAAGACTCGAGCCGCTCGGGTCAAACCCGAATACCCACAGTCCCCCACCACCTCCGACTCCGAGATGAAGCTAATGCCTCCTGAGTTCTTTCAAATCGACGCCCTTGATCTTGCCCCACGTTTGCTTGGGAAGTTCCTCAGGAGAGACAATGTCGTGCTGCGAATTACAGAG GTAGAAGCTTATAGACCAAATGATTCAGCTTGCCATGGACGATTTGGGATCACCCAACGGACGGCACCAGTT tttggacCAGGAGGACATGCTTATGTTTATCTATGTTATGGTCTCCATATGATGCTCAATATTGTTGCTGATAAGGAAGGTGTTGGATCTGCTGTTTTGATACGGTCTTGTTCTCCTGTTTCCG GACTTGAGACCATTCAGGAGCGCCGTGGCCTGAAAACTGACAAACCCGTTCTTCTAAATGGACCAGGAAAA GTGGGACAAGCGCTTGGACTCTCAACAGAGTGGTCTCATCATCCACTTTATTCTCCTG GAGGATTGGAGCTTCTGGATGGAGGAGAAGACGTGGAGAAAATAGTGGTTGGTCCTCGCGTTGGAATAGATTACGCATTGCCTCAACATGTCAATGCCTTGTGGAGATTTGCTATTGCAGACACTCCATGGATTAGTGCTCCTAAGAACACTCTTAAGCCTCCTCTCTaa
- the LOC104776143 gene encoding activator of 90 kDa heat shock protein ATPase homolog — translation MAKFGEGDKRWIVEDRPDGTNVHNWHWSETNCLEWSRNFFTKQFSGVVILAGEGNLFIKVTKIDKVEGEAYVNVRKGKIIPGYELNVSLSWEGEAKDSDGKTLLKADGLVDMPYISDENADEDPEIRFTVKDEGPIGKTLKEAMVKKGKSIILNKVRVYVEAMAKGGPCRDELETKKVAPKSAAAGSASVAVEKSGGSAPAAAAAAAAAESKVVKEKKTVKTKEGFKTITMTEKFSCRAKDLYEILMDENRWKGFTQSNAKISKDVNGPISLFDGSVTGMNVELEEGKLIVQKWRFGSWPDGLDSTVKIVFKEPEPGVTVVNLTHTDVPEEDRYGNATVVENTERGWRDLIFHRIRAVFGFGM, via the exons ATGGCAAAGTTCGGCGAAGGTGACAAGCGATGGATCGTAGAAGACAGACCCGACGGCACCAACGTCCATAACTGGCACTGGTCCGAAACCAATTGCCTTGAATGGTCTCGTAACTTCTTCACCAAACAATTCTCCGGCGTTGTCATCCTCGCCGGCGAAGGCAATCTATTCATCAAGGTCACTAAGATCGACAAGGTCGAAGGCGAGGCTTACGTGAATGTACGCAAGGGGAAAATTATCCCTGGCTACGAGCTTAACGTCTCTTTGTCTTGGGAAGGCGAGGCCAAAGACTCTGATGGCAAGACGCTGCTGAAAGCTGATGGATTGGTTGATATGCCTTATATCTCCGATGAGAATGCTGATGAAGATCCGGAGATTAGGTTTACGGTGAAGGACGAAGGACCGATTGGGAAGACTTTGAAGGAGGCTATGGTGAAGAAGGGGAAATCGATTATTCTGAACAAGGTTAGGGTTTATGTGGAGGCTATGGCCAAAGGGGGTCCTTGTAGGGATGAGTTGGAGACGAAGAAGGTTGCGCCGAAATCTGCAGCGGCTGGATCAGCTTCAGTTGCGGTGGAAAAGTCTGGTGGTAGTGCccctgctgctgctgctgctgctgcggcGGCGGAGAGTAAGgtagtgaaggagaagaagactgTGAAGACTAAGGAAGGGTTTAAGACAATTACTATGACTGAGAAGTTTAGTTGCAGAGCTAAGGATTTGTATGAGATTCTTATGGATGAGAATCGCTGGAAAGGTTTCACGCAGAGCAATGCTAAGATTAGTAAAGATGTTAATGGTCCGATTAGTCTCTTTGATGGGTCTGTCACTGGGATGAATGTGGAGCTAGAAGAAGGCAAATTGATTGTTCAGAAGTGGAGATTTGGGAGCTGGCCTGATGGTCTTGATTCAACG GTGAAGATTGTTTTCAAGGAGCCTGAACCAGGAGTCACTGTTGTCAATCTCACTCACACTGACGTTCCTGAAGAAGACAG GTATGGGAATGCGACTGTGGTGGAAAACACTGAGAGAGGATGGAGAGATCTAATATTCCATAGGATCCGTGCagtttttggatttggaatgtga
- the LOC104776117 gene encoding kinesin-like protein KIN-7K, chloroplastic isoform X2 has translation MASRQGPKSKKGGSSNLKGADSTASSTTSSSKLYQETSIDGHSSPASSSAQSKQHFFSPDSLPQSAQRSKENVTVTVRFRPLSPREIRQGEEVAWYADGETIVRNEHNPTIAYAYDRVFGPTTTTRNVYDIAAHHVVNGAMEGINGTIFAYGVTSSGKTHTMHGDQRSPGIIPLAVKDAFSIIQETPNREFLLRISYMEIYNEVVNDLLNPAGQNLRIREDKQGTFVEGIKEEVVLSAAHALSIIAAGEEQRHVGSTNFNLLSSRSHTIFTLTIESSPLGDKNKGEAVHLSQLNLVDLAGSESSKVETSGLRRKEGSYINKSLLTLGTVISKLTDVRASHVPYRDSKLTRILQSSLSGHDRVSLICTVTPASSSSEETHNTLKFAHRAKHIEIQAEQNKIIDEKSLIKKYQHEIRQLKEELEQLKQLEDGQVKLQSRLEEEEEAKAALLSRIQRLTKLILVSTKNPQASRLPHRFNPRRRHSFGEEELAYLPYKRRDMMDDEHLDLYVSVEGNHEIRDNAYREEKKTRKHGLLNWLKPKKRDHSSSASDQSSVVKSNSTPSTPQGGGSNLHTESRLSEGSPLMEQLSDPREDREAVEDISHEMEIPETSNKLSDELDLLREQKKILSEEAALQLSSLKRLSDEAAKSHQNEEIEEEIKVLSDDIKAKNNQIAALEKQILDFVMTSHEALEKSDIMQVVVELRDQLDEKSFELEVKAADNRIIQETLNQKTCECEVLQDEVANLKQQLSDTLELAQGTKIEELKQKAKELSESKEQLELRNRKLAEESSYAKGLASAAAVELKALSEEVAKLMNQNERLAAELATQKSPVAQRNKTGTPTNVRNNGRRESLVKRQEQETSSMELKRELRMSKERELSYEAALVERDEREAELERIVEETKQREAYLENELASMWVLVSKLRSSQGADSEISDSISETRQTEQTDRSF, from the exons ATGGCATCTAGACAAGGACCAAAGTCGAAAAAAGGAGGGTCTAGCAATTTGAAGGGTGCTGATTCTACTGCATCTTCAACAACCTCGTCTTCCAAGCTTTATCAAGAGACATCTATTGATGGCCATAGCTCCCCTGCTTCTTCATCTGCTCAAAGCAAGCAGCACTTCTTCTCACCTGATTCCTTACCACAAAGTGCTCAGCGTTCTAAAGAAAACGTCACAGTGACAGTTCGCTTTCGCCCACTCAG TCCAAGAGAAATTCGCCAAGGGGAGGAAGTCGCATGGTATGCAGATGGGGAAACAATTGTGCGAAATGAGCATAATCCAACAATAGCTTATGCCTATG ACCGTGTCTTTGGACCCACAACCACAACACGCAACGTCTATGATATTGCTGCACACCATGTTGTTAATGGGGCTATGGAGGGGATAAATG GGACCATTTTTGCATATGGAGTGACAAGCAGTGGAAAGACTCACACAATGCAT GGTGACCAGAGATCTCCTGGTATTATACCGTTAGCAGTGAAAGATGCTTTCAGCATCATCCAAGAG ACTCCTAATCGAGAATTTCTTCTGCGTATTTCCTACATGGAAATATATAATGAG GTTGTTAATGATTTGTTGAATCCAGCAGGACAAAATTTGAGGATCAGAGAAGACAAGCAG GGAACCTTTGTCGAAGGgattaaagaagaagttgtTTTATCTGCTGCTCATGCGCTTTCTATTATTGCAGCTGGAGAAG AGCAACGGCATGTGGGATCcacaaattttaatttgctgagCAGCCGGAGCCATACAATATTTACGTTG ACGATAGAAAGTAGTCCCTTAGGTGACAAGAATAAAGGAGAAGCTGTACATCTCTCCCAGCTG AACCTCGTTGATCTGGCAGGTTCCGAGAGTTCAAAGGTTGAAACCAGTGGTTTAAGACGCAAGGAAGGATCATATATCAATAAAAGTTTGCTGACTTTAGGGACT GTGATATCAAAGCTTACGGATGTGAGGGCTTCACATGTACCATACAGAGACTCTAAGTTAACCAGGATCCTTCAGTCCTCATTGAGTGGTCATGACCGAGTATCT CTCATTTGTACAGTGACTCCTGCATCAAGCAGTTCAGAAGAAACACATAACACTTTGAAATTTGCTCATCGTGCAAAGCATATTGAGATTCAAGCTGAGCAAAACAAG ATAATTGAtgagaaatcattaatcaagaagtACCAACACGAGATTCGCCAACTGAAGGAGGAGTTGGAACAGCTTAAACAG CTAGAAGATGGTCAAGTCAAGCTGCAATCCAGacttgaagaagaggaagaagctaaaGCAGCTCTCTTGAGTCGAATCCAACGGTTGACGAAACTAATTTTGGTGTCGACTAAAAATCCACAAGCATCTCGATTACCTCACCGCTTTAATCCTCGGAGGAGACATtcatttggtgaagaagag CTTGCTTACCTACCATACAAGAGACGGGACATGATGGACGATGAGCACCTTGACCTGTATGTTTCTGTGGAGGGAAATCATGAGATTAGAGATAATGCGtatagagaagaaaagaagacccGAAAGCATGGATTATTAAACTGGTTAAAGCCTAAG AAAAGAGATCACAGTTCAAGTGCCAGCGACCAGTCAAGTGTGGTCAAATCTAACAGTACACCATCAACTCCTCAAGGGGGAGGCAGTAATCTGCACACAGAATCAAGACTTTCAGAAGGCTCGCCTTTGATGGAACAACTCTCAGATCCTAGGGAAGACAGAGAAGCTGTAGAAGACATTTCTCATGAAATGGAGATTCCGGAG ACGAGCAATAAATTGAGCGATGAGTTGGATCTCTTGAGGGAACAGAAAAAGATCTTATCTGAAGAGGCAGCGCTGCAATTAAGTTCCTTAAAACGATTGTCAGATGAGGCTGCAAAGTCCCATCAAAATGAAGAGATTGAA GAGGAAATTAAAGTACTCAGTGACGACATCAAAGCAAAGAATAACCAGATTGCAGCGTTGGAGAAACAAATCTTGGATTTTGTTATGACATCACATGAGGCACTAGAAAAATCTGATATCATGCAG GTAGTTGTTGAGCTAAGGGATCAACTTGATGAGAAATCTTTTGAACTCGAG GTTAAAGCTGCAGATAATCGCATCATTCAAGAAACACTCAATCAAAAG ACATGTGAATGTGAAGTGTTGCAAGACGAAGTTGCAAACCTAAAGCAGCAGCTCTCTGATACCCTGGAACTAGCACAG GGAACTAAGATTGAAGAGCTGAAACAGAAAGCTAAGGAACTAAGTGAATCAAAGGAGCAATTAGAACTCCGAAACAGGAAACTCGCAGAAGAGAGTTCATATGCAAAAGGTCTTGCATCAGCAGCTGCAGTTGAGCTCAAGGCATTATCCGAAGAAGTTGCAAAGCTTATGAATCAAAACGAGAGACTAGCAGCCGAGCTGGCAACACAAAAGAGCCCAGTCGCACAACGTAACAAGACAGGAACACCAACAAATGTAAGAAACAAcggaagaagagagagtcttGTAAAGAGGCAAGAACAAGAAACCTCATCAATGGAGCTGAAGAGAGAACTGAGGATGAGCAAGGAACGTGAGTTGTCATATGAAGCTGCACTTGTtgaaagagatgagagagaagCTGAGCTGGAAAGGATAGTAGAAGAAACGAAACAGAGAGAAGCATATCTGGAGAACGAGCTTGCTAGTATGTGGGTTCTTGTTTCTAAGTTGAGAAGTTCTCAAGGAGCTGATTCAGAAATCTCTGATTCTATATCAGAGACACGACAAACCGAACAAACAGACCGATCATTTTGA
- the LOC104776117 gene encoding kinesin-like protein KIN-7K, chloroplastic isoform X1 gives MASRQGPKSKKGGSSNLKGADSTASSTTSSSKLYQETSIDGHSSPASSSAQSKQHFFSPDSLPQSAQRSKENVTVTVRFRPLSPREIRQGEEVAWYADGETIVRNEHNPTIAYAYDRVFGPTTTTRNVYDIAAHHVVNGAMEGINGTIFAYGVTSSGKTHTMHGDQRSPGIIPLAVKDAFSIIQETPNREFLLRISYMEIYNEVVNDLLNPAGQNLRIREDKQGTFVEGIKEEVVLSAAHALSIIAAGEEQRHVGSTNFNLLSSRSHTIFTLTIESSPLGDKNKGEAVHLSQLNLVDLAGSESSKVETSGLRRKEGSYINKSLLTLGTVISKLTDVRASHVPYRDSKLTRILQSSLSGHDRVSLICTVTPASSSSEETHNTLKFAHRAKHIEIQAEQNKIIDEKSLIKKYQHEIRQLKEELEQLKQVIVPVPQLKDIGADDIVLLKQKLEDGQVKLQSRLEEEEEAKAALLSRIQRLTKLILVSTKNPQASRLPHRFNPRRRHSFGEEELAYLPYKRRDMMDDEHLDLYVSVEGNHEIRDNAYREEKKTRKHGLLNWLKPKKRDHSSSASDQSSVVKSNSTPSTPQGGGSNLHTESRLSEGSPLMEQLSDPREDREAVEDISHEMEIPETSNKLSDELDLLREQKKILSEEAALQLSSLKRLSDEAAKSHQNEEIEEEIKVLSDDIKAKNNQIAALEKQILDFVMTSHEALEKSDIMQVVVELRDQLDEKSFELEVKAADNRIIQETLNQKTCECEVLQDEVANLKQQLSDTLELAQGTKIEELKQKAKELSESKEQLELRNRKLAEESSYAKGLASAAAVELKALSEEVAKLMNQNERLAAELATQKSPVAQRNKTGTPTNVRNNGRRESLVKRQEQETSSMELKRELRMSKERELSYEAALVERDEREAELERIVEETKQREAYLENELASMWVLVSKLRSSQGADSEISDSISETRQTEQTDRSF, from the exons ATGGCATCTAGACAAGGACCAAAGTCGAAAAAAGGAGGGTCTAGCAATTTGAAGGGTGCTGATTCTACTGCATCTTCAACAACCTCGTCTTCCAAGCTTTATCAAGAGACATCTATTGATGGCCATAGCTCCCCTGCTTCTTCATCTGCTCAAAGCAAGCAGCACTTCTTCTCACCTGATTCCTTACCACAAAGTGCTCAGCGTTCTAAAGAAAACGTCACAGTGACAGTTCGCTTTCGCCCACTCAG TCCAAGAGAAATTCGCCAAGGGGAGGAAGTCGCATGGTATGCAGATGGGGAAACAATTGTGCGAAATGAGCATAATCCAACAATAGCTTATGCCTATG ACCGTGTCTTTGGACCCACAACCACAACACGCAACGTCTATGATATTGCTGCACACCATGTTGTTAATGGGGCTATGGAGGGGATAAATG GGACCATTTTTGCATATGGAGTGACAAGCAGTGGAAAGACTCACACAATGCAT GGTGACCAGAGATCTCCTGGTATTATACCGTTAGCAGTGAAAGATGCTTTCAGCATCATCCAAGAG ACTCCTAATCGAGAATTTCTTCTGCGTATTTCCTACATGGAAATATATAATGAG GTTGTTAATGATTTGTTGAATCCAGCAGGACAAAATTTGAGGATCAGAGAAGACAAGCAG GGAACCTTTGTCGAAGGgattaaagaagaagttgtTTTATCTGCTGCTCATGCGCTTTCTATTATTGCAGCTGGAGAAG AGCAACGGCATGTGGGATCcacaaattttaatttgctgagCAGCCGGAGCCATACAATATTTACGTTG ACGATAGAAAGTAGTCCCTTAGGTGACAAGAATAAAGGAGAAGCTGTACATCTCTCCCAGCTG AACCTCGTTGATCTGGCAGGTTCCGAGAGTTCAAAGGTTGAAACCAGTGGTTTAAGACGCAAGGAAGGATCATATATCAATAAAAGTTTGCTGACTTTAGGGACT GTGATATCAAAGCTTACGGATGTGAGGGCTTCACATGTACCATACAGAGACTCTAAGTTAACCAGGATCCTTCAGTCCTCATTGAGTGGTCATGACCGAGTATCT CTCATTTGTACAGTGACTCCTGCATCAAGCAGTTCAGAAGAAACACATAACACTTTGAAATTTGCTCATCGTGCAAAGCATATTGAGATTCAAGCTGAGCAAAACAAG ATAATTGAtgagaaatcattaatcaagaagtACCAACACGAGATTCGCCAACTGAAGGAGGAGTTGGAACAGCTTAAACAGGTAATTGTACCAGTTCCTCAGTTGAAAGATATTGGTGCAGATGATATTGTTCTCCTGAAGCAGAAG CTAGAAGATGGTCAAGTCAAGCTGCAATCCAGacttgaagaagaggaagaagctaaaGCAGCTCTCTTGAGTCGAATCCAACGGTTGACGAAACTAATTTTGGTGTCGACTAAAAATCCACAAGCATCTCGATTACCTCACCGCTTTAATCCTCGGAGGAGACATtcatttggtgaagaagag CTTGCTTACCTACCATACAAGAGACGGGACATGATGGACGATGAGCACCTTGACCTGTATGTTTCTGTGGAGGGAAATCATGAGATTAGAGATAATGCGtatagagaagaaaagaagacccGAAAGCATGGATTATTAAACTGGTTAAAGCCTAAG AAAAGAGATCACAGTTCAAGTGCCAGCGACCAGTCAAGTGTGGTCAAATCTAACAGTACACCATCAACTCCTCAAGGGGGAGGCAGTAATCTGCACACAGAATCAAGACTTTCAGAAGGCTCGCCTTTGATGGAACAACTCTCAGATCCTAGGGAAGACAGAGAAGCTGTAGAAGACATTTCTCATGAAATGGAGATTCCGGAG ACGAGCAATAAATTGAGCGATGAGTTGGATCTCTTGAGGGAACAGAAAAAGATCTTATCTGAAGAGGCAGCGCTGCAATTAAGTTCCTTAAAACGATTGTCAGATGAGGCTGCAAAGTCCCATCAAAATGAAGAGATTGAA GAGGAAATTAAAGTACTCAGTGACGACATCAAAGCAAAGAATAACCAGATTGCAGCGTTGGAGAAACAAATCTTGGATTTTGTTATGACATCACATGAGGCACTAGAAAAATCTGATATCATGCAG GTAGTTGTTGAGCTAAGGGATCAACTTGATGAGAAATCTTTTGAACTCGAG GTTAAAGCTGCAGATAATCGCATCATTCAAGAAACACTCAATCAAAAG ACATGTGAATGTGAAGTGTTGCAAGACGAAGTTGCAAACCTAAAGCAGCAGCTCTCTGATACCCTGGAACTAGCACAG GGAACTAAGATTGAAGAGCTGAAACAGAAAGCTAAGGAACTAAGTGAATCAAAGGAGCAATTAGAACTCCGAAACAGGAAACTCGCAGAAGAGAGTTCATATGCAAAAGGTCTTGCATCAGCAGCTGCAGTTGAGCTCAAGGCATTATCCGAAGAAGTTGCAAAGCTTATGAATCAAAACGAGAGACTAGCAGCCGAGCTGGCAACACAAAAGAGCCCAGTCGCACAACGTAACAAGACAGGAACACCAACAAATGTAAGAAACAAcggaagaagagagagtcttGTAAAGAGGCAAGAACAAGAAACCTCATCAATGGAGCTGAAGAGAGAACTGAGGATGAGCAAGGAACGTGAGTTGTCATATGAAGCTGCACTTGTtgaaagagatgagagagaagCTGAGCTGGAAAGGATAGTAGAAGAAACGAAACAGAGAGAAGCATATCTGGAGAACGAGCTTGCTAGTATGTGGGTTCTTGTTTCTAAGTTGAGAAGTTCTCAAGGAGCTGATTCAGAAATCTCTGATTCTATATCAGAGACACGACAAACCGAACAAACAGACCGATCATTTTGA